The Bacillota bacterium genomic sequence CGCTTCCCACTACTTTTCGAACTACGCCATAATCCATGGAACAAGCCTCCCTTGCGCCGGTAAAAAAGCTTATCCAGGATAGGCAGATGGCTGCTCAGACAAAACACAACTGCCCTATCCTGCGCTGCTATTTCGGAACTGCCATTGGGAATGAGTACCTGGTCATCCCGAACAATCGCTCCGATGATCACTCCTTTAGGCAGCTCTAACTCTGCGAGAGAACGTCCAATAACACCGGTGCCCTCTTCAACAATAATCTCCACGACTTCAGCCTGACCGTCAAGCAGGAGGGCAAGGGAAGCAATCTGATCCCCCTGGACATAGCGAATAATCTCACCAGCGGAGATCAGCACTGGATTGACAGCCCGGTCAATCCCCAACTGCTCAATAATAGGTATAAAGTTAGAACGGCTGATTTTCGCAATAACCAGGGGAATTCCCTGCTGTTTTCCTAAAAGTGCCAGCAGCAGGTTTTCTTCATCATTACCAGTCAGAGTAATTAGGGCATCCATCTTAGCGAAGTTTTCTTCCCGAAGCAGATCGCTGTCAGTGCCATCGCCGTGAATCACCAGCACGTTTTGGAGATTTTCCACCAAATACTGGCACTGCTCCTCATCCTGCTCAATGATCTTGACTCCTATACCCTGCTGCTTAAGCCGCTGGGCAAGATAGAAACCGGCTCTGCCGCCACCTAATATCATTACATCTTTGAGCAGCCGCTTTTCGCTCTGCTCCACATGTTCGGTTAGAAACTGATTGAGACTTGCACGCTCACCGAACAAATAGATGATGTCAGAATTTTCCAGGATAGTATCGCCATGGGGAATAAACATCTCGCCTTCCCGGGATACAGCGGCAACTAGAATCGAGTTAAAGATGCGCAGTTCCCGCAGCCTGCTGCCGCCCAACTGCGGAATGTTTTTTACGGGCAGTTCGATCATGCCGACCTTTCCACCGGCGAAAGCTTCGATAGCTACGGTACTACCCTTCATCAACTGCTTGGAAATATACTTAGCAGTTTCAAATTCAGGATTGACAATGTAATCAATGCTTAGTTCCTGTTTGAGAAACTCCTGCTGCCGGCCATATTCCGGATTGCGGACTCTAGCAATCGTCGCTCTGCACCCAAGGCTTTTTACCAGCATGCAGATCACCATATTAGTCTCATCGCTTCCAGTCACTGCAATCGCCAAATCAATACTTTTCGGATCGCTCTGTTTTAGCACTTCGGTTTG encodes the following:
- the trkA gene encoding Trk system potassium transporter TrkA translates to MQVLIVGAGKLGYKVAEAFANGDHSVIVIDTDEQALERISLNLDVLTIRGNAIQTEVLKQSDPKSIDLAIAVTGSDETNMVICMLVKSLGCRATIARVRNPEYGRQQEFLKQELSIDYIVNPEFETAKYISKQLMKGSTVAIEAFAGGKVGMIELPVKNIPQLGGSRLRELRIFNSILVAAVSREGEMFIPHGDTILENSDIIYLFGERASLNQFLTEHVEQSEKRLLKDVMILGGGRAGFYLAQRLKQQGIGVKIIEQDEEQCQYLVENLQNVLVIHGDGTDSDLLREENFAKMDALITLTGNDEENLLLALLGKQQGIPLVIAKISRSNFIPIIEQLGIDRAVNPVLISAGEIIRYVQGDQIASLALLLDGQAEVVEIIVEEGTGVIGRSLAELELPKGVIIGAIVRDDQVLIPNGSSEIAAQDRAVVFCLSSHLPILDKLFYRRKGGLFHGLWRSSKSSGKR